One Microbacterium trichothecenolyticum DNA window includes the following coding sequences:
- a CDS encoding TetR/AcrR family transcriptional regulator has translation MSTSTTYHHGDLGPALLAAADELLVSGGVGALSLREVARRAGVSHNAPYHHFADRKALLKRLSERHMGQLLDAQRRAYEAAPAGSASLRAIAEAYLDYAVTHPQGFALVFDPEICVPGSPTPTMAPLIRANEDLLADVLTTMDPSLRGTELEAAVAAVWSFAHGMATLVVAGHLPREGMASGLAALMSLARTVPEG, from the coding sequence GTGTCCACATCGACGACGTATCACCACGGAGACCTCGGGCCGGCCCTCCTGGCGGCCGCGGACGAGCTGCTCGTCTCCGGTGGTGTGGGGGCGCTGAGCCTGCGCGAGGTCGCCCGGCGAGCGGGCGTGAGTCACAACGCGCCCTATCACCACTTCGCCGACCGGAAAGCGCTGCTGAAACGGCTGTCGGAACGGCACATGGGCCAGCTGCTCGACGCCCAGCGGCGGGCGTACGAGGCAGCCCCCGCGGGGTCGGCATCGCTTCGCGCGATCGCCGAGGCCTACCTCGACTACGCGGTGACGCACCCCCAGGGCTTCGCTCTCGTCTTCGACCCCGAGATCTGCGTCCCCGGCTCGCCCACCCCGACGATGGCCCCGCTCATCCGTGCCAACGAAGACCTCCTCGCCGACGTGCTGACGACGATGGATCCGTCCCTGCGAGGTACGGAGCTGGAGGCCGCCGTCGCCGCCGTCTGGTCGTTCGCCCACGGCATGGCGACGCTCGTCGTCGCGGGGCATCTGCCGCGCGAGGGGATGGCGTCCGGGCTCGCCGCGCTGATGTCTCTCGCGCGCACCGTTCCCGAGGGATGA
- a CDS encoding RNA polymerase sigma factor — protein sequence MEDDDAGLWARVLRGDELALAALFDRHEVRLFRHASRLLTHREDAKDAVAVAFFELWRKRASVRLVDGSPLPWLLNTVAHCARNLERSGRRYRALLDRAPVAEPVSPPHDDSEVMAALRRLPEREQAVVVLSVMEGYPEREIAHVLGIPVGTVKSRLARAKTKLRGELAQEGARA from the coding sequence GTGGAAGATGACGACGCCGGGCTGTGGGCTCGGGTGCTTCGGGGGGACGAGCTTGCGCTCGCCGCACTGTTCGACCGGCACGAGGTGCGGCTGTTCCGACACGCGTCGCGGTTGCTGACGCACCGGGAGGACGCGAAGGATGCCGTGGCCGTGGCGTTCTTCGAGCTGTGGCGCAAGCGCGCGTCGGTGCGCCTGGTCGACGGGTCGCCCTTGCCCTGGCTTCTCAACACGGTGGCGCACTGTGCACGGAATCTGGAGCGGTCGGGTCGGCGGTATCGGGCGCTGTTGGATCGGGCGCCGGTCGCCGAGCCGGTGTCGCCCCCTCACGACGACAGTGAGGTGATGGCGGCGTTGCGGCGGTTGCCGGAGCGGGAGCAAGCGGTCGTGGTGCTGTCGGTGATGGAGGGGTACCCGGAGCGGGAGATAGCTCACGTTCTCGGCATCCCTGTGGGAACGGTCAAGTCGCGTCTCGCCCGCGCGAAGACGAAGCTGCGCGGGGAACTCGCGCAGGAGGGAGCGCGGGCATGA
- the ispG gene encoding flavodoxin-dependent (E)-4-hydroxy-3-methylbut-2-enyl-diphosphate synthase: MPAVNIGMPRVPEVLAPRRKTRQIKVGKVLVGGDAPVSVQSMTTTPTTNINATLQQIAELTASGCEIVRVAVPSQDDADVLHIIAKKSQIPVIADIHFQPKYVFQAIDAGCGAVRVNPGNIRKFDDQVGAIAAAAKAAGVSLRIGVNAGSLDRRLLEKYGKATPEALVESAVWEASLFEEHDFHDFKISVKHNDPIVMVKAYRLLAERGDWPLHLGVTEAGPAFQGTIKSATAFGILLSEGIGDTIRVSLSAPPAEEVKVGHQILQSLNLRERKLEIVSCPSCGRAQVDVYTLADDVTEGLKDMTVPLRVAVMGCVVNGPGEARDADLGVASGNGKGQIFVKGEVIKTVPESEIVRTLIEEANRLADEMGPDAAPGTAQVVTV; this comes from the coding sequence GTGCCTGCAGTGAACATCGGGATGCCCCGCGTGCCGGAGGTCCTCGCGCCTCGTCGCAAGACCCGTCAGATCAAGGTCGGCAAGGTGCTCGTCGGCGGTGACGCCCCCGTGAGCGTCCAGTCGATGACCACGACGCCGACGACCAACATCAACGCCACGCTCCAGCAGATCGCCGAGCTCACGGCATCCGGGTGCGAGATCGTGCGCGTGGCCGTCCCGTCGCAGGACGACGCCGACGTGCTGCACATCATCGCGAAGAAGAGCCAGATCCCGGTCATCGCCGACATCCACTTCCAGCCGAAGTACGTCTTCCAGGCGATCGACGCCGGGTGCGGTGCGGTGCGCGTGAACCCCGGCAACATCCGCAAGTTCGACGACCAGGTCGGCGCGATCGCCGCGGCCGCGAAGGCGGCGGGTGTGTCGCTGCGCATCGGCGTCAACGCGGGCTCGCTCGACCGTCGCCTGCTCGAGAAGTACGGCAAGGCCACGCCCGAGGCGCTCGTCGAGAGCGCCGTGTGGGAGGCCTCGCTGTTCGAGGAGCACGACTTCCACGACTTCAAGATCTCGGTCAAGCACAACGACCCGATCGTCATGGTAAAGGCCTACCGCCTGCTCGCCGAACGGGGCGACTGGCCCCTGCACCTCGGCGTGACCGAGGCGGGCCCCGCGTTCCAGGGCACGATCAAGAGCGCCACGGCCTTCGGCATCCTGCTCTCCGAGGGCATCGGCGACACCATCCGCGTCTCGCTCTCGGCGCCCCCGGCCGAAGAGGTCAAGGTCGGTCACCAGATCCTGCAGTCGCTCAACTTGCGCGAGCGCAAGCTCGAGATCGTCTCGTGCCCCTCGTGCGGCCGCGCGCAGGTCGACGTGTACACGCTCGCCGACGACGTCACCGAGGGCCTGAAGGACATGACCGTGCCGCTGCGCGTGGCCGTCATGGGCTGCGTCGTGAACGGCCCCGGCGAGGCGCGCGACGCCGACCTGGGAGTCGCCTCCGGCAACGGCAAGGGCCAGATCTTCGTCAAGGGCGAGGTCATCAAGACCGTCCCCGAGTCCGAGATCGTGCGCACTCTCATCGAGGAGGCCAACCGCCTCGCCGACGAGATGGGCCCGGATGCCGCGCCGGGTACGGCGCAGGTCGTCACGGTCTGA
- a CDS encoding benzoate/H(+) symporter BenE family transporter has translation MPGSDVSLTRPLIAGVVTALVGFTSTFAVVLTGLRSVGATPEQAASGLLAITLVVGVGCIVLASRYRIPITVAWSTPGVALLAATGAVDGGWPAVVGGFFVCAALILCTALFPPLGALIARIPPSIAQAMLAGVLLPLCVAPFLGLVDDPWGVAPVLIVWLVASRLLPRWAVPLAFVAAIVVVAVSLSRTGADLDAASLVPQFAFTAPTLTIGSVVGVALPLFVVTMASQNVPGVAVMRSLGYTIPWRPAMLVTGTGSMLAATAGGHAVNLGAISAAIAAGPDAHPDPKRRWVAGVSAGATYLVLGALSAAFAAIVLLAPEGVIPAVAGVALFAAFGSAIQQAIDDPGERTPAVVTFLVAASGIAIAGVSAAFWALVTGLLVRAVLHLGRRRA, from the coding sequence ATGCCCGGTTCCGACGTCTCCCTCACCCGTCCGCTGATCGCGGGGGTCGTGACGGCCCTGGTCGGGTTCACGAGCACGTTCGCCGTCGTCCTCACCGGTCTGCGCTCGGTCGGAGCGACGCCGGAGCAGGCGGCGAGCGGCCTGCTGGCGATCACGCTCGTCGTCGGCGTCGGCTGCATCGTGTTGGCCTCGCGCTATCGCATCCCGATCACGGTGGCGTGGTCGACACCGGGCGTCGCGCTGCTCGCGGCGACCGGCGCGGTCGACGGCGGGTGGCCCGCGGTGGTGGGCGGCTTCTTCGTGTGTGCCGCGCTCATCCTCTGCACGGCGCTGTTCCCGCCGCTCGGCGCGCTGATCGCACGCATCCCGCCCTCGATCGCGCAGGCCATGCTTGCGGGCGTCCTCCTGCCCCTGTGCGTCGCCCCGTTCCTCGGTCTGGTAGACGATCCGTGGGGCGTGGCGCCCGTGCTGATCGTGTGGCTGGTGGCATCCCGCCTCCTTCCGCGTTGGGCCGTTCCGCTCGCGTTCGTGGCGGCGATCGTCGTGGTCGCCGTGTCGCTGTCGCGAACGGGGGCGGACCTGGATGCCGCGAGCCTCGTGCCGCAGTTCGCGTTCACCGCCCCGACGCTGACGATCGGCTCGGTGGTCGGCGTCGCGCTGCCGTTGTTCGTGGTGACGATGGCGTCGCAGAACGTCCCCGGTGTCGCCGTCATGCGCAGCCTCGGCTACACGATCCCGTGGCGCCCGGCGATGCTCGTCACCGGCACGGGGTCGATGCTCGCGGCCACCGCGGGCGGACACGCGGTCAACCTCGGTGCCATCAGCGCCGCGATCGCGGCCGGCCCCGACGCGCACCCCGACCCGAAGCGGCGCTGGGTCGCGGGAGTCTCGGCCGGCGCGACCTACCTGGTGCTGGGCGCGCTCTCGGCCGCGTTCGCGGCGATCGTGCTCCTCGCACCCGAAGGCGTCATCCCGGCGGTCGCGGGGGTCGCACTGTTCGCGGCCTTCGGGTCGGCCATCCAGCAGGCGATCGACGACCCGGGCGAGCGGACGCCCGCGGTCGTGACGTTCCTCGTCGCGGCATCGGGGATCGCGATCGCCGGCGTCAGCGCGGCGTTCTGGGCACTCGTCACCGGTCTGCTCGTGCGCGCGGTGCTGCACCTCGGGCGGCGCCGGGCTTGA
- a CDS encoding proline--tRNA ligase has product MVTRLSNFFLRTLREDPSDAEVTSHRLLVRAGYIRRNAPGIFAWLPLGLKVKAKIEAVVREEMANAGAFEVHFPALLPRDPYEQTGRWEEYGDALFRLQDRKGADYLLAPTHEEMFTLLVKDLYSSYKDLPLTIYQIQDKYRDEARPRAGLLRGREFTMKDAYSFDATDAGLDASYQAQRDAYERIFTRLGLEYVIVAADAGAMGGSKSEEFLHPTPIGEDTFVRSEGGYAANVEAFTTVVPDALPIEGQPAPVIFDSPNTPTIATLVDHANAHLDAPAPGIAGPATAEAAAWTAAHTLKNVVLALTHLDGTRELVVVGLPGDRDVDDKRVEVAFAPAEVEAATEEDFAKNPLLVKGYIGPWSETGPVLGEESATNIRYVLDPRVVDGTAWITGANIDQKHVHSLVAGRDFVGDGFVEVSTVRAGDPAPDGSGPVELARGMEIGHVFQLGRKYAEALGLKVLDENGKLVTVTMGSYGIGVTRILAIIAELNNDEKGLIWPASVAPFDVHVVATGRDAAAFELAEKVAADLESAGLDVLYDDRPKVSPGVKFGDAELVGIPRILIVGRGAAEGQVELWDRRTGERETLAVADAVAALAH; this is encoded by the coding sequence GTGGTCACCCGTCTGTCGAACTTCTTCCTCCGCACGCTTCGCGAAGACCCCTCGGATGCCGAGGTCACGAGCCACCGCCTGCTCGTGCGCGCCGGTTACATCCGCCGTAACGCCCCGGGTATCTTCGCGTGGCTGCCTCTCGGACTGAAGGTCAAGGCCAAGATCGAGGCCGTCGTGCGCGAGGAGATGGCGAACGCCGGCGCCTTCGAGGTGCATTTCCCGGCGCTGCTCCCGCGCGACCCCTACGAGCAGACCGGCCGCTGGGAGGAGTACGGCGACGCGCTGTTCCGCCTGCAGGACCGCAAGGGCGCCGACTACCTGCTCGCGCCCACGCACGAGGAGATGTTCACGCTCCTGGTGAAAGACCTGTACTCGTCGTACAAAGACCTGCCCCTGACGATCTACCAGATCCAGGACAAGTACCGCGATGAGGCGCGCCCCCGCGCGGGCCTGCTGCGCGGCCGCGAGTTCACGATGAAGGACGCGTACTCGTTCGACGCGACGGATGCCGGTCTCGACGCGTCGTACCAGGCCCAACGCGACGCCTACGAGCGCATCTTCACGCGCCTGGGCCTCGAGTACGTCATCGTCGCCGCCGATGCGGGCGCCATGGGCGGCTCGAAGTCGGAGGAGTTCCTGCACCCCACCCCCATCGGCGAGGACACCTTCGTGCGCTCGGAGGGCGGCTACGCGGCCAACGTCGAAGCCTTCACGACGGTGGTGCCCGACGCGCTGCCGATCGAGGGACAGCCGGCGCCGGTGATCTTCGACTCGCCGAACACGCCGACGATCGCCACCCTCGTCGACCACGCCAACGCGCACCTCGACGCGCCAGCGCCGGGCATCGCCGGTCCCGCGACGGCCGAGGCTGCGGCGTGGACCGCCGCGCACACGCTGAAGAACGTCGTGCTCGCCCTCACGCACCTCGATGGCACGCGCGAACTCGTGGTCGTGGGTCTGCCCGGTGACCGCGACGTCGACGACAAGCGCGTCGAGGTCGCCTTCGCGCCCGCCGAGGTGGAGGCCGCTACCGAAGAGGACTTCGCGAAGAACCCGCTGCTGGTCAAGGGGTACATCGGGCCGTGGTCCGAGACCGGGCCGGTGCTCGGTGAGGAGTCCGCGACCAACATCCGCTACGTGCTCGATCCCCGCGTGGTCGACGGCACCGCGTGGATCACGGGCGCCAACATCGACCAGAAGCACGTGCACTCGCTCGTCGCCGGCCGCGACTTCGTCGGCGACGGCTTCGTCGAGGTCTCGACCGTGCGCGCCGGCGACCCCGCCCCCGACGGCTCGGGCCCCGTGGAGCTCGCGCGCGGCATGGAGATCGGCCACGTGTTCCAGCTCGGTCGCAAGTACGCCGAGGCGCTCGGGCTGAAGGTGCTGGATGAGAACGGCAAGCTCGTCACCGTCACGATGGGCTCCTACGGCATCGGCGTCACCCGCATCCTCGCGATCATCGCCGAGCTCAACAACGACGAAAAGGGCCTCATCTGGCCCGCGTCGGTCGCTCCGTTCGACGTGCACGTGGTCGCCACGGGCCGGGATGCCGCGGCGTTCGAGCTCGCCGAGAAGGTCGCGGCCGACCTCGAGAGCGCCGGCCTCGACGTGCTGTACGACGACCGCCCCAAGGTCTCGCCGGGTGTCAAGTTCGGCGACGCCGAGCTGGTCGGCATCCCGCGCATCCTCATCGTCGGCCGCGGTGCGGCCGAGGGTCAGGTCGAGCTCTGGGACCGTCGCACGGGGGAGCGCGAGACGCTCGCGGTCGCCGACGCCGTGGCGGCGCTGGCGCACTGA
- a CDS encoding polynucleotide kinase-phosphatase: MTRLSLPELSLVVLVGASGSGKSTFAATHFGPFETLSSDFFRGLVSNDENDQSATRAAFEALHVVAAKRLDAGLLTVVDATNVQAESRRSLIALAREHDVLPVAVVLDVPQSVCVERNAARHDRTFGAAVVTRQHDQLRRSLRHLGKEGFRRVHVLSGVDEIAAAEFVREPLLNDLRGETGPFDAIGDVHGCRSELEALLSKLGYALIRDEGGRPVDAVHPEGRRAVFLGDLVDRGPDAPGVLRLAMGMVAAGHALAVPGNHEAKLVRALEGKKVQVSHGLAETLAQLAEETEEFRQRVLEFCRGLVSHLILDGGRLVVAHAGLIEKYHGRASGRVRAFALYGDTTGETDEYGLPVRLPWAEDYRGKATVLYGHVPTLEAEWVNNTMCLDTGCVFGGKLTALRYPERQLVDVPAERVWYEPAAPLDRSVRATTRHPGLLRIDDVLGKQVVETRVFGKVGVREDNAAGALEVMSRFAIDPRRLFYLPPTMSPPQASRREGVLEHPAEAFEAYRKEGLERVICEEKHMGSRAVVLLTRDAKRFGAPEGWRGVVHTRTGRPFFDEATNDAFLARLDRAVDSSGLWAELDASWLLFDAELLPWSLKAGPLIRDLYASVAAAATAALPAAANVLRKAVDRGVDVAELRDRVDRRASNAERYRDAYRRYTQPARDLDGVQLAPFQLLASEGASHLGRDHEWHLSVADRLAEADADFIRRTRHVAVDLSSTDSEARATLWWDELTASGGEGMVVKPTAGLVRGTRALAQPGIKVRGAEYLRIIYGPDYLEPAHLERLRDRDVGHKRSMALREYALGVEAIERFVTEEPLWRVHQAVFGVLAMESEPVDPRL; this comes from the coding sequence ATGACACGCCTGTCCCTGCCCGAGCTGTCGCTCGTCGTGCTCGTCGGAGCGTCCGGCTCGGGAAAGTCGACCTTCGCAGCGACACATTTCGGTCCCTTCGAGACTCTCTCCAGCGACTTCTTCCGGGGTCTGGTGTCGAACGACGAGAACGACCAGTCGGCGACGCGAGCCGCCTTCGAGGCGCTGCACGTGGTGGCGGCCAAGCGACTGGATGCCGGACTGCTCACCGTCGTCGACGCCACCAACGTTCAGGCCGAATCCCGCCGATCGCTGATCGCCCTCGCCCGTGAACACGACGTGCTGCCGGTCGCGGTGGTCCTCGACGTGCCGCAGAGCGTGTGCGTCGAACGGAATGCCGCGCGCCACGACCGCACGTTCGGCGCGGCTGTCGTCACGCGGCAGCACGACCAACTCCGCCGCTCGCTGCGGCACCTCGGCAAAGAGGGGTTCCGCCGGGTGCACGTGTTGTCGGGGGTCGACGAGATCGCCGCCGCCGAGTTCGTCAGAGAGCCGCTGCTGAACGACCTGCGCGGCGAGACCGGTCCCTTCGACGCGATCGGCGACGTGCACGGATGCCGTTCGGAGCTCGAGGCGCTGCTGAGCAAGCTCGGGTACGCCCTCATCCGCGATGAGGGCGGTCGCCCGGTCGACGCCGTGCACCCCGAGGGTCGCCGGGCCGTGTTTCTCGGCGACTTGGTCGACCGCGGACCCGACGCTCCCGGCGTGCTGCGACTGGCGATGGGCATGGTCGCTGCCGGGCATGCGCTCGCCGTCCCCGGCAATCACGAGGCCAAGCTCGTGCGCGCGCTCGAGGGCAAAAAGGTGCAGGTCAGCCACGGACTGGCCGAAACGCTCGCGCAGCTCGCGGAGGAGACGGAGGAGTTCCGGCAGCGGGTGCTCGAGTTCTGCCGGGGCCTCGTCTCGCACCTCATCCTGGACGGCGGACGCTTGGTCGTCGCCCACGCCGGACTGATCGAGAAGTACCACGGACGCGCGTCCGGTCGCGTGCGTGCGTTCGCCCTGTATGGCGACACCACGGGCGAGACCGACGAGTACGGGCTGCCGGTCCGCCTGCCCTGGGCGGAGGACTACCGGGGGAAGGCGACGGTGCTCTACGGTCATGTGCCGACGCTCGAGGCCGAGTGGGTCAACAACACCATGTGCCTCGACACCGGCTGCGTCTTCGGCGGCAAGCTCACCGCTCTGCGCTACCCCGAGCGACAGCTGGTCGACGTCCCCGCCGAGCGCGTCTGGTACGAGCCGGCGGCACCCCTGGACCGGAGCGTGAGGGCGACCACGCGGCATCCGGGTCTCCTGCGGATCGATGACGTGCTCGGCAAGCAGGTCGTCGAAACGCGGGTGTTCGGAAAGGTCGGCGTCCGCGAAGACAACGCCGCCGGTGCGCTCGAGGTGATGAGCCGCTTCGCGATCGACCCGCGACGACTCTTCTATCTGCCGCCGACCATGAGCCCGCCGCAGGCTTCGCGCCGCGAGGGTGTTCTGGAGCACCCGGCGGAGGCGTTCGAGGCCTATCGCAAAGAGGGCTTGGAGCGGGTGATCTGCGAAGAGAAGCACATGGGCTCGCGCGCGGTCGTCCTGCTGACGCGAGATGCGAAGCGGTTCGGCGCGCCCGAGGGGTGGCGTGGGGTCGTGCATACCCGAACCGGCCGCCCCTTCTTCGACGAGGCCACGAACGATGCCTTTCTCGCGCGGCTCGACCGCGCCGTCGACTCCAGCGGCCTCTGGGCCGAACTCGACGCGAGCTGGCTACTGTTCGACGCGGAGCTGCTGCCGTGGTCGCTCAAGGCGGGCCCTCTCATCCGTGACCTGTACGCCAGTGTTGCCGCCGCAGCCACAGCCGCGTTGCCCGCAGCCGCGAACGTCCTGCGGAAGGCCGTCGATCGCGGCGTGGACGTCGCCGAGTTGCGGGATCGCGTCGATCGCCGGGCGTCGAACGCCGAGCGCTACCGGGACGCTTACCGCCGCTACACTCAGCCCGCGCGGGACCTCGACGGCGTGCAGCTCGCGCCTTTCCAACTGCTGGCCTCCGAAGGCGCCAGTCACCTCGGCCGAGACCACGAGTGGCACCTCAGCGTGGCGGACCGTCTGGCCGAGGCGGATGCCGACTTCATCCGCCGCACCCGACACGTCGCGGTGGATCTGTCTTCGACCGACTCCGAGGCTCGGGCGACCCTCTGGTGGGACGAGCTCACGGCCTCGGGAGGAGAGGGGATGGTCGTCAAGCCGACCGCCGGCCTCGTCCGTGGCACTCGTGCGCTCGCCCAGCCGGGCATCAAGGTGCGAGGCGCGGAGTACTTGCGCATCATCTACGGTCCCGACTATCTCGAGCCCGCCCACCTCGAACGGCTTCGTGACCGGGATGTCGGGCACAAGCGGTCGATGGCCCTGCGCGAGTATGCGTTGGGTGTGGAGGCCATCGAACGGTTCGTCACCGAAGAGCCGCTCTGGCGCGTTCACCAGGCCGTCTTCGGCGTCCTCGCCATGGAGTCGGAACCCGTCGACCCGCGCCTCTAG
- a CDS encoding aldo/keto reductase, whose protein sequence is MISAPRLSLSDGSTIPQLGLGTYKVPADVAAGLVTGALTAGYRHVDTAALYGNETEVGQGLRASGLDLDDVFVTTKVWNDDQGFDETLRAFDASSARLGLDRVDLYLIHWPIPSADRYVDTWRALLRLQQEGRATSIGVSNFSVPHLERLRDETGVLPAVNQVELHPRFPQNALVDWHTAHGIVTESWAPLARGGLLDEPVLARIAERYGKTPAQVVVRWHLDRGLVVFPKSVSIERVRENGDVFDFTLDAHDHAAIATLETGERTGRNPDLD, encoded by the coding sequence ATGATCTCCGCGCCCCGCCTGTCGCTGTCCGACGGCTCCACGATTCCGCAGCTCGGTCTCGGCACCTACAAGGTTCCGGCCGACGTCGCCGCCGGCCTCGTCACGGGTGCGCTGACGGCGGGGTACCGCCACGTCGACACGGCGGCCCTCTACGGCAACGAGACCGAGGTGGGGCAGGGCCTACGCGCTTCCGGCCTCGATCTCGACGACGTGTTCGTCACGACGAAGGTATGGAACGACGACCAGGGCTTCGACGAGACGCTGCGCGCCTTCGACGCCAGCAGCGCGCGTCTGGGGCTCGACCGCGTCGACCTCTACCTCATCCACTGGCCCATCCCGAGCGCCGACCGCTACGTCGATACCTGGCGGGCCCTGCTGCGCTTGCAGCAAGAGGGGCGTGCGACCTCGATCGGCGTGAGCAACTTCTCGGTGCCCCACCTGGAGCGTCTCCGCGACGAGACGGGCGTGCTCCCGGCCGTCAATCAGGTCGAGCTGCACCCGCGCTTCCCGCAGAACGCCCTCGTCGACTGGCACACGGCACACGGCATCGTGACCGAGTCGTGGGCGCCGCTCGCGCGCGGCGGTCTGCTCGATGAGCCCGTGCTCGCCCGCATCGCCGAGCGCTACGGCAAGACGCCCGCCCAGGTGGTGGTGCGGTGGCACCTCGATCGGGGGCTCGTCGTGTTCCCGAAGTCGGTGTCGATCGAGCGCGTGCGCGAGAACGGCGACGTGTTCGATTTCACGCTCGACGCCCACGATCACGCGGCGATCGCGACGCTCGAGACGGGGGAGCGTACGGGCCGGAACCCCGACCTCGACTGA
- a CDS encoding NAD(P)H-dependent oxidoreductase, with product MTALVIDGHPAADSLTATLARRYAEAHGDAELLAVRDLDFDPILRGGYRSPQPLEPDLERALDALLTASHLVVATPVWWAATPALLKGFFDRVLLPKQTYRYRPNGLPEGLLPARTGRLLVTSDSPRWFLAWTGDPTVRQVRNQTMRFCGVDTVRTTRFPSVRTADERTRAAWLSVVERIARRDARATAGVGA from the coding sequence ATGACCGCCCTCGTCATCGACGGCCACCCCGCGGCCGACTCCCTCACCGCCACCCTCGCGCGCCGCTATGCCGAGGCGCACGGTGACGCCGAGCTCCTCGCCGTCCGCGACCTGGATTTCGACCCCATCCTGCGCGGCGGGTACCGCAGCCCGCAGCCGCTCGAGCCCGACCTCGAGCGCGCCCTCGACGCGCTTCTCACCGCGTCGCACCTGGTCGTGGCCACCCCCGTCTGGTGGGCCGCGACGCCGGCGCTCCTCAAGGGCTTCTTCGACCGCGTCCTCCTGCCCAAGCAGACGTACCGCTACCGCCCCAACGGACTCCCGGAAGGGCTCCTACCGGCCCGCACGGGGCGCCTGCTGGTCACGAGCGACTCTCCGCGCTGGTTCCTGGCGTGGACCGGCGATCCCACCGTCCGGCAGGTGCGGAACCAGACGATGCGGTTCTGCGGGGTCGATACCGTGCGCACGACGCGTTTTCCCTCGGTCCGCACCGCCGACGAACGCACCCGCGCGGCGTGGCTCAGCGTGGTCGAGCGGATCGCACGCCGCGACGCGCGCGCGACCGCCGGCGTCGGCGCCTGA
- the pcp gene encoding pyroglutamyl-peptidase I: MTTVLLTGFEPFGGDAANPSGDAVRAVGERWTGDEKLIVEVLPVAFSAAAARVRQLLDEHRPDLVIATGLAGGRTQVTPERVAINLADARIPDNDGAQPVDQPVVEDAPAAHFATLPVKAITAAVGDAGIPAAVSYSAGTFVCNHVMFTALDAVGPGTRAGFVHVPSASALPLHDTVRALEIAVRTAIDVTDDVATVGGSLH, encoded by the coding sequence GTGACCACCGTGCTCCTCACCGGCTTCGAACCCTTCGGGGGCGACGCCGCGAACCCGTCCGGCGATGCCGTGCGGGCCGTCGGCGAACGATGGACCGGCGACGAGAAGCTGATCGTCGAGGTGCTGCCGGTCGCCTTCTCCGCGGCGGCGGCGCGGGTGCGGCAGCTCCTCGACGAACATCGCCCCGATCTCGTGATCGCGACGGGTCTCGCGGGCGGCCGGACGCAGGTCACCCCCGAGCGCGTCGCGATCAACCTCGCCGACGCCCGCATCCCCGACAACGACGGCGCCCAGCCCGTCGACCAGCCGGTCGTCGAGGACGCCCCCGCCGCCCACTTCGCGACGCTCCCGGTGAAAGCGATCACGGCGGCTGTCGGCGACGCCGGTATCCCCGCGGCCGTCTCGTACTCTGCCGGGACGTTCGTCTGCAACCACGTGATGTTCACGGCGTTGGATGCCGTCGGCCCGGGCACGCGAGCGGGTTTCGTGCACGTGCCGTCGGCGAGCGCCCTCCCGCTGCACGACACCGTGCGCGCCCTGGAGATCGCGGTGCGCACGGCGATCGACGTCACCGACGATGTCGCGACCGTCGGCGGCTCCCTCCACTGA
- a CDS encoding DUF1206 domain-containing protein, producing MPSTARTVAREAEANPAFRGAARAGYVANGILHLLVGVLVIAVGFGASEDSDQTGAFRALAAHPLGAVGLWALAAGLVSLGGWHLLQAMAPRGLSGWKRLARIAAEAPQGVVFLVIGLVSASVALGARPHAEQAAEEVSRAVLDLAIGGFLLGTTGLAVAGVGVGFVWMGVRRSFHSKVRLPDGPAGHALSVLGLVGFLAKGVALGIVGVLLVVAAVKVEPDTAGGLDGAVSALIALPAGPVLAALVGAGFLAYGVFAVFRARYARLDV from the coding sequence ATGCCGTCGACCGCCCGCACCGTCGCTCGTGAGGCCGAAGCGAATCCCGCGTTCCGGGGCGCCGCGCGGGCAGGATATGTCGCCAACGGCATCCTGCACCTGCTCGTGGGGGTCCTCGTCATCGCGGTCGGCTTCGGCGCCTCGGAGGACAGCGACCAGACCGGCGCCTTCCGCGCGCTCGCCGCCCACCCCCTCGGCGCCGTCGGTCTCTGGGCGCTGGCCGCGGGGCTCGTCTCGCTCGGGGGCTGGCATCTGCTGCAGGCGATGGCGCCACGCGGACTTTCCGGGTGGAAACGTTTGGCCCGCATCGCCGCCGAGGCTCCCCAGGGCGTCGTCTTCCTCGTGATCGGCCTGGTGTCGGCATCCGTCGCTCTCGGTGCCCGTCCGCACGCCGAGCAGGCGGCGGAGGAGGTGAGCCGGGCGGTGCTGGACCTCGCCATCGGCGGGTTCCTGCTGGGCACGACGGGGCTCGCGGTGGCCGGAGTCGGCGTCGGGTTCGTGTGGATGGGCGTTCGCCGGTCGTTCCACTCCAAGGTCCGGCTCCCCGACGGGCCGGCGGGACACGCACTCAGCGTGCTGGGACTCGTCGGCTTCCTCGCCAAGGGCGTCGCGCTCGGGATCGTCGGCGTGCTGTTGGTGGTGGCCGCCGTGAAGGTCGAGCCCGACACCGCCGGCGGGCTCGACGGGGCGGTGTCGGCGCTCATCGCGCTCCCCGCGGGTCCCGTGCTCGCGGCGCTCGTGGGAGCCGGTTTCCTCGCCTACGGCGTGTTCGCTGTGTTCCGGGCCCGCTACGCGCGGCTCGACGTGTGA